One Chloroflexota bacterium DNA window includes the following coding sequences:
- a CDS encoding ABC transporter ATP-binding protein, protein MTALLLEKIVKRFDTTTILRQLNLLVQEGQVYGLLGANGAGKSTLIHLIMGFLYPDSGRIEVFGKTPTAMHGQIGYLPERLRYHTHCSAREYLTYMGNFGGMRGAGLTSRINDLLELVGLTEAADKRMRNYSKGMTQRVGIAQALLSDPQLLLIDEPSSGLDPQGQLEMRDLLLDLRSQGHTILICSHQLDEIEAVCNRVGILVHGAIAAETDLAQLTGTNGVVITLKETPTDALDFALRSIDPSIVRDDRFITVPENSPSLQGRLLQLLLDEGYTVASLQPSLGNLRDLYLHVVSGKEPPAEMQPQAPLAILDSLLAGEEQQ, encoded by the coding sequence TATTGCTTGAGAAAATCGTCAAACGTTTTGATACGACAACCATTTTGCGCCAACTCAATTTGCTGGTGCAAGAAGGTCAGGTTTATGGGTTGCTGGGAGCCAATGGCGCGGGCAAATCAACCTTAATTCACTTGATTATGGGGTTTTTATATCCCGATAGTGGTCGAATTGAGGTTTTTGGTAAAACGCCCACCGCCATGCACGGCCAAATTGGCTACTTGCCCGAACGCCTACGCTACCACACCCACTGTAGCGCCCGCGAATACCTGACCTATATGGGCAATTTTGGTGGCATGCGCGGAGCCGGCCTCACCAGCCGCATCAACGATTTGCTCGAATTGGTTGGCCTAACCGAAGCTGCCGATAAACGCATGCGCAATTACTCCAAGGGCATGACTCAGCGCGTTGGAATCGCCCAAGCCTTGCTGAGCGACCCGCAACTGTTGCTGATCGATGAGCCATCATCAGGCCTCGATCCTCAGGGCCAACTTGAAATGCGCGATCTCCTGCTGGATTTACGCAGCCAAGGCCATACCATTTTGATCTGCTCACATCAGCTTGATGAGATTGAGGCGGTTTGTAATCGGGTGGGCATTTTGGTGCATGGTGCAATTGCCGCCGAAACCGATTTAGCTCAACTTACTGGCACAAATGGCGTGGTGATCACGCTTAAAGAAACTCCAACCGATGCGCTGGATTTTGCCCTGCGTTCGATCGACCCAAGCATTGTACGTGATGATCGCTTTATCACTGTGCCCGAAAATAGCCCAAGCTTGCAAGGGCGCTTATTGCAATTATTGCTTGACGAAGGTTATACCGTGGCTTCGCTCCAACCAAGCCTTGGCAATCTGCGCGATCTCTATTTGCACGTTGTATCGGGCAAAGAACCACCAGCTGAAATGCAGCCCCAAGCACCGCTGGCCATTCTAGATAGTTTGTTAGCTGGCGAGGAGCAGCAATAA
- the glpB gene encoding glycerol-3-phosphate dehydrogenase subunit GlpB, whose amino-acid sequence MQADVLVIGAGLAGLWSAIIHAQAGRKVTLLAKGQGTLPWSSGCLDLVPQHPTNSDHPYPMLQAVLEPATQAWLKFTQAQDYRFVANLKQHYWLPTAIGTWRPTNAVPLTMLNAERSIISNYRVLVLGFRELRDFFPPLLAARLQQHGIAARGSYLTMPTSQRSRDFNSVNLARLCEQVSFRQALIKHIDQIRGDAQLLLFPAMLGISHSTSIINELQTALGCLVAEVPTLPTNVAGLRLQRMLLDQFEQLNGRIQLNAEVIRGEFVDQRLVAVYSAAAAREQRHTAGHYILATGGIGGGGLRADYPNGLRETALNLPVQQPTERDQWFAANVHAQHQLFKAGIAVNQHLQPIDAQQQPIAENLQVVGAALAGCDPIRERWVEGLALASASHAFESRGFRG is encoded by the coding sequence GTGCAAGCTGATGTGTTGGTCATTGGCGCAGGCCTTGCTGGCTTGTGGAGCGCAATCATCCATGCGCAAGCAGGTCGCAAGGTTACTCTATTGGCCAAAGGCCAAGGAACATTGCCCTGGAGTAGTGGTTGCCTTGATCTCGTGCCGCAACACCCAACCAACTCAGATCATCCCTACCCCATGCTCCAAGCCGTGCTTGAACCAGCTACCCAAGCTTGGCTTAAATTCACTCAAGCGCAGGATTATCGCTTTGTTGCCAATTTAAAGCAGCATTATTGGCTGCCAACCGCAATTGGTACATGGCGGCCAACCAACGCTGTACCATTAACCATGCTCAACGCTGAACGCTCGATTATTAGCAATTATCGGGTGTTGGTGCTGGGCTTCCGCGAATTACGCGATTTCTTTCCGCCCTTGTTGGCTGCACGCCTGCAACAACACGGCATTGCTGCCCGTGGCAGTTACTTAACCATGCCAACCAGCCAGCGCTCCCGTGATTTCAATAGCGTTAATTTGGCCCGTTTATGCGAACAAGTCAGTTTTCGCCAAGCTCTGATCAAGCATATCGATCAGATTCGTGGTGATGCCCAATTGCTGCTGTTTCCCGCCATGCTTGGCATCAGCCACAGCACTAGCATCATCAACGAGTTGCAAACCGCCTTAGGATGTTTAGTAGCTGAAGTGCCAACCCTGCCGACCAATGTAGCCGGATTACGTTTGCAACGCATGTTGCTAGACCAATTTGAGCAATTGAACGGGCGAATACAACTGAATGCCGAGGTTATTCGCGGCGAATTTGTTGATCAACGCTTGGTGGCGGTGTATAGTGCGGCGGCGGCTCGCGAACAGCGCCACACTGCTGGGCACTATATTTTGGCAACTGGCGGGATTGGCGGCGGTGGTTTACGTGCCGATTATCCCAATGGTTTACGCGAAACAGCGCTGAATTTGCCAGTTCAGCAGCCAACCGAGCGTGATCAATGGTTCGCGGCCAATGTACATGCCCAACATCAACTCTTCAAAGCGGGGATTGCAGTCAATCAACATCTTCAGCCAATTGATGCCCAACAGCAGCCAATCGCCGAAAATCTGCAAGTAGTTGGGGCCGCCTTAGCTGGATGTGACCCAATTCGTGAACGCTGGGTTGAGGGTTTAGCCCTTGCCAGTGCCAGCCATGCCTTTGAGAGTCGAGGGTTCAGGGGCTAG
- a CDS encoding FKBP-type peptidyl-prolyl cis-trans isomerase: MKRILFSMLVAASLIGCGEIARPENPTAVPTSATTGLDISDVSAVIPALPNGLEVKQTASGLRYVDIVVGSGPEVTAGSTAEVFYTGYLKSDGSQFDSNVGGQPYPVENVGAAMVIDGWNEGLVGIKQGGKRRLIIPSALGYGAQGQGTIPANADLVFDVEVMTVR; this comes from the coding sequence GTGAAGCGTATTCTTTTTTCGATGTTGGTTGCAGCAAGTTTGATTGGCTGTGGTGAGATTGCTCGCCCTGAAAACCCGACTGCTGTTCCAACCTCAGCAACCACTGGCCTAGACATTTCAGATGTTTCGGCAGTTATTCCAGCACTGCCCAATGGTTTAGAAGTTAAGCAAACTGCCAGCGGCTTGCGCTATGTGGATATTGTGGTCGGTAGTGGCCCTGAAGTAACTGCTGGCTCAACCGCTGAGGTTTTTTACACTGGCTACCTTAAATCCGATGGCTCACAATTCGATTCGAATGTTGGTGGTCAGCCATATCCGGTCGAAAATGTCGGTGCAGCCATGGTGATTGATGGCTGGAACGAAGGCTTAGTTGGCATCAAGCAAGGTGGCAAGCGCCGCTTGATCATCCCTTCCGCCTTGGGTTATGGAGCGCAAGGTCAGGGGACGATTCCAGCTAACGCCGATTTGGTGTTCGATGTTGAAGTTATGACGGTTCGGTAA
- a CDS encoding MoxR family ATPase: MQYTERDAEMFRRTAAAIEAEIGKVIVGQRALIRQTLITLIAGGNALLEGVPGLAKTTLIRTLSEAVDCQFSRIQFTPDLMPADIIGTTIIAEDEQGQKEFRFQRGPIFSNLVLADEINRATPKTQSALLEAMQEHTVSVARTSYKLEEPFFVLATQNPLEMEGTYPLPEAQLDRFFFKINVPFPSPQELVEIAQRTTGTDQAKPQKVINGATLIQLQQMARSVPVATHVLSYAARIISATHPDSPLAPEQVKRYVSYGSSPRGMQALILAGKIAALLDGRTNVAFRDLREMATPTLRHRIILSFEGQAEGVNSESIVNSILESIKEEA; encoded by the coding sequence ATGCAATACACTGAACGCGATGCTGAAATGTTCCGGCGCACTGCTGCTGCAATTGAGGCTGAAATTGGCAAGGTGATTGTCGGGCAACGCGCCTTGATCCGCCAAACATTAATTACCTTGATCGCTGGTGGCAATGCGTTGCTTGAAGGTGTGCCAGGTTTGGCCAAAACAACCTTGATTCGCACGCTTTCCGAAGCGGTCGATTGCCAATTTAGCCGAATTCAATTTACCCCCGACTTGATGCCTGCTGATATCATCGGCACAACGATTATCGCCGAAGATGAGCAAGGTCAAAAAGAATTCCGCTTCCAACGTGGGCCGATTTTCTCCAACTTGGTGCTCGCCGATGAAATTAACCGCGCTACGCCTAAAACTCAATCGGCGCTACTCGAAGCTATGCAAGAACATACGGTCAGTGTTGCCCGCACCAGTTACAAGCTCGAAGAGCCATTCTTTGTGCTAGCAACCCAAAACCCGCTTGAAATGGAAGGCACCTATCCATTGCCCGAAGCGCAACTCGACCGTTTCTTCTTCAAAATCAATGTGCCGTTTCCATCACCCCAAGAGTTGGTAGAAATTGCGCAACGTACCACGGGGACTGATCAAGCGAAGCCACAAAAGGTGATCAACGGCGCTACCTTGATTCAGTTGCAACAGATGGCGCGTTCGGTGCCAGTGGCGACCCACGTCTTGAGCTATGCTGCGCGAATTATCAGCGCAACGCACCCCGATAGCCCACTTGCCCCCGAGCAAGTTAAGCGCTATGTGAGCTATGGCTCCAGCCCTCGTGGCATGCAAGCGTTGATTTTGGCAGGCAAAATTGCGGCCTTACTCGATGGCCGCACCAACGTCGCCTTCCGCGATTTGCGCGAAATGGCCACGCCAACCCTGCGTCACCGAATTATCTTGTCGTTTGAGGGTCAAGCTGAGGGAGTTAACAGCGAAAGTATTGTCAATAGCATTTTGGAATCAATTAAGGAAGAAGCATGA
- a CDS encoding DsbA family protein has product MTRRIALIILALALASCGSYASDSSRQVSIRPTIVPSTPAPPATQDPLGIASEFIPLAKPAQIPADDQRSMGDPNAPVTIVEYSDFQCPFCQRHHVSVFPELKAKYIDTGMVRYVFRNYIAVESHTSAPAAGVASFCAMDQNKFWEMYDMLFVRASEWGVDPNLAPTVMLKYAEELDLDTAAFAKCQADPEVLAKVNAETAEAVAAQATGTPAFFIGNYIIPGAYPLQGFDAAIALANQNQ; this is encoded by the coding sequence ATGACCCGCCGTATTGCCCTAATCATTTTAGCCCTTGCTCTGGCCAGTTGCGGTAGCTACGCATCCGATAGTAGCCGCCAAGTCAGCATTCGTCCAACGATTGTGCCATCAACCCCTGCTCCGCCAGCAACCCAAGATCCGTTGGGCATTGCCAGCGAATTTATTCCGTTAGCAAAACCAGCTCAAATTCCGGCTGACGATCAACGCTCAATGGGCGATCCTAACGCGCCAGTCACAATTGTTGAATATAGCGATTTCCAATGCCCCTTCTGCCAACGCCATCATGTGTCGGTTTTCCCCGAACTGAAGGCCAAATATATTGATACTGGTATGGTGCGCTATGTATTCCGCAACTATATCGCTGTGGAAAGCCATACGTCTGCGCCAGCCGCTGGAGTTGCCAGCTTCTGCGCCATGGATCAAAACAAGTTTTGGGAAATGTATGACATGTTGTTTGTGCGAGCCAGCGAATGGGGCGTTGATCCCAATCTCGCGCCAACTGTGATGCTCAAGTATGCCGAAGAATTGGACTTGGATACCGCCGCCTTTGCCAAATGCCAAGCCGACCCAGAAGTTTTGGCCAAGGTCAATGCTGAAACTGCTGAGGCTGTGGCCGCCCAAGCAACTGGTACGCCAGCCTTCTTTATCGGCAACTACATCATTCCTGGGGCTTACCCACTCCAAGGTTTCGATGCCGCAATTGCCTTGGCAAACCAAAATCAATAA
- a CDS encoding DUF58 domain-containing protein, which translates to MSEQAALFEPQFLKQLDRLALLTRRNIAGQMQGERRSPRRGSSVEYADFKPYTPGDDFRQIDWNLYARLEKFFLKLFVAEEEITLHLLIDTSASMDWGEPNKLRYAAQAAGALGYIALASLDRAQVTSFGGGNEQRIPAGRGRAGVPPLFNLLNRLKGNGDTSLLQASRRYIQTARVAGPLLLCSDLLTPDWEEALRTLGRRPFEITVLHVLSPDELNPPFEGDLKLLDVEGGESLDVSADLDLLQRYVERLQAWREEVEHFCTTRGINYIFVDTSLPLESLLVSVLRERQIVR; encoded by the coding sequence ATGAGCGAACAAGCAGCGCTATTTGAACCACAATTCTTAAAACAATTGGATCGTTTGGCGCTGCTGACGCGCCGCAATATTGCTGGCCAGATGCAAGGTGAACGCCGTTCGCCGCGCCGTGGCTCGTCGGTGGAATATGCCGACTTCAAGCCCTACACGCCAGGCGATGATTTTCGCCAGATCGACTGGAATTTATATGCGCGTTTGGAGAAATTCTTTCTCAAGCTGTTTGTAGCCGAAGAAGAAATTACCCTCCACCTGCTGATCGATACCAGCGCTTCGATGGATTGGGGCGAGCCAAACAAGTTGCGCTATGCCGCTCAGGCAGCGGGCGCGTTAGGCTACATCGCCTTAGCCAGCCTTGATCGAGCGCAAGTCACCAGTTTTGGCGGTGGCAACGAGCAGCGAATTCCGGCAGGGCGGGGGCGGGCAGGTGTGCCGCCATTATTCAATCTGCTGAATCGACTCAAGGGCAACGGCGATACCAGCTTGTTGCAAGCTAGCCGCCGCTATATTCAAACGGCGCGGGTAGCTGGGCCATTGTTGTTATGCAGCGATTTGCTCACGCCCGATTGGGAAGAAGCCTTGCGCACGCTTGGCCGCCGCCCATTTGAAATTACTGTGCTGCATGTGCTCTCGCCTGATGAGCTGAATCCGCCATTCGAGGGCGATTTGAAATTGCTCGATGTTGAGGGTGGCGAATCGCTCGATGTCAGTGCTGATCTCGATTTATTGCAGCGTTATGTTGAACGTTTGCAGGCATGGCGCGAAGAAGTTGAGCATTTTTGTACAACTCGTGGCATCAACTATATTTTTGTTGATACCAGCTTGCCTTTGGAATCATTGTTGGTTTCAGTGCTACGCGAACGTCAAATTGTACGCTAG
- a CDS encoding YcxB family protein, giving the protein MQPIELEYKLDFTDYQAANLAMFKHSPRYQESLNLNRYYELLLYVLGVGLIAFFIAALIQVGHLIIWLIVLGLVLLSAWIVYNHRDMREFTLDYLQRNYRHEQASFELPTAFIGDSSHIEETNACFSSSYKWNFIQTILDEAEHILLVSHNNRVVVIPKRAFKSPADQQIALQQFAQYHADAQLAE; this is encoded by the coding sequence ATGCAACCAATTGAATTAGAATATAAACTTGATTTTACGGATTATCAGGCAGCCAATTTAGCGATGTTTAAGCACAGCCCACGCTATCAAGAATCGCTGAATTTAAATCGCTATTACGAACTATTACTGTATGTTTTAGGTGTTGGATTAATCGCCTTCTTTATTGCTGCCCTGATTCAAGTTGGGCATTTAATTATTTGGTTAATTGTGCTTGGACTAGTGCTATTAAGTGCTTGGATTGTTTATAACCATCGGGATATGCGTGAATTTACCTTGGATTATTTACAAAGAAATTATCGGCATGAACAAGCGAGTTTTGAATTACCAACAGCCTTTATCGGTGATTCAAGCCATATTGAAGAAACAAATGCTTGTTTCAGTAGCAGCTATAAATGGAATTTTATTCAAACTATTTTGGATGAAGCCGAACATATTCTCTTGGTTAGTCATAATAATCGGGTGGTTGTTATACCCAAGCGAGCATTTAAATCGCCAGCCGATCAGCAGATAGCGTTGCAACAATTTGCCCAATATCATGCTGACGCACAGCTAGCAGAGTGA
- a CDS encoding BatA domain-containing protein: protein MGFIAPLMFIAGGTVLAGIVAMYILRLRREERTVSSTFLWNQLVRDVEANAPWQRLRHNWLLWLQLLIALLLAFALARPFSPTVGVSGQNLIVIIDRSASMGATDVDTNRLAAAKAEAIRLVDQLPDGARATIMAIGGELDVPAAATTDRREIRDAIEGIELRLGGGSDMSQALSLAGALAAREEESEVAILTDGQVTVPMSATLPAKIRYFPVGTSNNNQAIAAIALNELAPGTLTFFARVTNEGQERVTRRLLVTLDGTLFNAYDLEILPGQDQTVNIDVPATATTVEARLDGSDSLPSDDVAWAIRPSSDAIPVRFVTPGNRFLATALGLMPRVQVSAYLTETATFTDTALLTVLDASLPEPLPAGNLLFIAPYRSTEYFSVTGSLDRPVPRPAPTDDPLLRNVELGEVNILKSARIENAPWAHTVIDSAAGPLLIAGEVDGRRIAVLGFDTHDSDLPLNISFPLLIANLVGYLAPGTGGDSAILPPDQELAFAVTNDISGVRLIQPNGETHEATPSNGLISFDGSLMNQAGIYSVELLRDGVVSKTQRYVVNAYRESEAKITPVQVLDVAQIGGGQVGSSETTQAKAGREEWWRWLALAALIFVLIEWVFAQRSAFTRLKLWWNARRSAA, encoded by the coding sequence ATGGGATTTATTGCACCATTAATGTTTATCGCAGGCGGCACGGTTCTGGCAGGAATTGTGGCCATGTACATCTTGCGCCTCCGCCGCGAGGAACGCACGGTTTCGTCAACCTTTTTATGGAATCAATTGGTTCGCGATGTTGAGGCCAACGCGCCGTGGCAACGCCTCCGCCATAATTGGTTGCTTTGGCTGCAATTGCTCATTGCCTTGCTCTTGGCGTTTGCCCTGGCCCGACCGTTCAGCCCAACCGTTGGGGTTAGTGGGCAAAATCTCATTGTGATTATCGATCGCTCGGCTTCGATGGGCGCTACCGATGTTGATACCAATCGGCTGGCAGCTGCCAAGGCTGAAGCAATTCGCTTGGTTGATCAGTTGCCTGATGGCGCACGCGCTACGATTATGGCGATCGGCGGCGAGCTTGATGTGCCTGCTGCTGCCACCACTGACCGCCGCGAAATTCGCGATGCAATCGAAGGCATAGAATTGCGCTTAGGTGGTGGCTCGGATATGTCGCAAGCCCTGAGTTTGGCTGGGGCATTGGCGGCGCGTGAAGAAGAATCGGAAGTGGCAATTTTGACCGATGGCCAAGTAACCGTGCCAATGAGTGCCACTTTACCCGCCAAAATTCGCTATTTCCCAGTTGGCACGAGCAACAACAATCAGGCGATCGCGGCAATTGCCTTGAACGAACTAGCGCCAGGCACGTTGACCTTCTTTGCCCGCGTTACCAACGAAGGCCAAGAGCGGGTTACGCGGCGTTTGTTGGTAACCCTCGATGGCACCTTGTTCAATGCCTATGATCTCGAAATTTTGCCCGGCCAAGATCAAACCGTCAATATCGATGTGCCAGCAACCGCCACCACGGTTGAGGCGCGGCTTGATGGCAGTGATAGCCTGCCCAGTGACGATGTGGCTTGGGCAATTCGCCCATCAAGCGATGCAATTCCGGTGCGTTTTGTCACGCCAGGTAATCGTTTTCTGGCTACGGCCTTGGGCTTGATGCCACGGGTACAAGTTTCGGCCTATCTGACTGAAACTGCCACCTTTACTGATACGGCCTTGCTGACGGTGCTCGATGCCAGTTTGCCAGAGCCGTTACCCGCTGGCAATTTGCTGTTTATCGCACCCTATCGCTCGACCGAATATTTCTCGGTGACTGGAAGTTTGGATCGACCAGTGCCCCGCCCCGCCCCAACCGATGATCCGTTGTTGCGCAATGTTGAGCTGGGCGAAGTCAATATTTTGAAATCGGCACGGATTGAAAATGCACCTTGGGCACATACGGTGATCGATAGTGCGGCTGGCCCGTTGCTAATTGCAGGCGAAGTTGATGGGCGACGGATTGCGGTGCTCGGCTTCGACACCCATGATTCCGATTTACCATTGAATATTTCATTTCCATTGTTGATTGCCAATTTGGTGGGCTACTTAGCACCTGGGACTGGTGGCGATTCGGCGATTTTGCCGCCTGATCAAGAATTAGCCTTTGCGGTAACCAATGATATTAGCGGCGTGCGCTTAATTCAGCCCAATGGTGAAACCCACGAAGCCACGCCAAGCAATGGCTTGATCAGTTTCGATGGGAGTTTGATGAACCAAGCTGGCATTTACAGCGTCGAATTGCTACGCGATGGCGTGGTCAGTAAAACCCAGCGCTATGTAGTCAATGCATATCGCGAAAGCGAAGCCAAAATTACCCCAGTTCAAGTGCTCGATGTCGCCCAAATTGGCGGCGGTCAAGTTGGCTCAAGCGAAACCACCCAAGCCAAAGCAGGCCGTGAAGAGTGGTGGCGTTGGTTGGCTTTGGCAGCATTAATTTTTGTGTTGATCGAATGGGTCTTTGCCCAACGTAGCGCCTTCACACGGCTCAAACTGTGGTGGAATGCGCGGCGCAGCGCGGCGTAG